In Rhinatrema bivittatum chromosome 1, aRhiBiv1.1, whole genome shotgun sequence, a single genomic region encodes these proteins:
- the FAM166B gene encoding protein FAM166B: MTAEFAPKLVSPDPHYIPGYSGFCPQYKYHLGKSYGNLTSQLLTNPDISHSQRPVLQSLRYPVAEKAERAEPPVVLLKSRRRHWGEDIFTGNMIPGYTGFIPRSQHYFAKTYAQIAQDALNDFVREQNKMATQGEELTSLKVLQEREKEPSTEEEQKLLIAKSRTPLPPVSTEAFPNRSPCAFQAHGSPYFMEDNNPHKYFISGFTGYVPRARFLFGAGYPITTNRALVEFGHKTWKKSKGLGAGIKGQSLPDLSKIYPNDLGLLPSYTGYVPGYKFQYGKTYGQLTQNALGLNTLQKEVAASM, translated from the exons GTATTCGGGTTTCTGCCCTCAGTACAAATACCACCTGGGGAAGTCGTACGGGAACCTGACCTCGCAGCTGCTCACCAACCCTGACATCTCTCACTCGCAGCGGCCAGTGCTGCAGAGCTTGCGGTATCCGGTCGCCGAGAAAGCGGAGAGGGCTGAGCCCCCGGTGGTGCTGCTGAAGAGCCGGAGGCGCCACTGGGGAGAGGACATATTCACGGGCAATATGATCCCCGGGTACACAG GCTTCATCCCGAGATCCCAGCACTACTTTGCAAAGACTTATGCACAAATCGCCCAAGATGCGCTGAATGACTTTGTGAGAGAGCAGAACAAGATGGccacccaaggggaggagctgacCTCGCTGAAGgtgctgcaggagagagagaaagagccaagCACAGAGGAGGAGCAAAAA CTCCTTATTGCCAAGTCCAGGACGCCACTTCCTCCTGTGTCCACAGAAGCCTTTCCGAACAGATCACCATGTGCCTTCCAAGCTCACGGCTCCCCTTACTTCATGGAGGATAACAACCCCCACAAATACTTCATTTCAG GCTTCACTGGGTACGTGCCACGTGCCCGTTTCCTGTTTGGTGCTGGCTATCCAATAACCACAAACCGGGCTCTGGTGGAGTTTGGCCATAAGACCTGGAAGAAAAGCAAGGGGTTGGGGGCTGGGATAAAGGGTCAAAGTTTGCCTGACCTCAGCAAGATCTATCCCAATGACCTGGGCTTGCTGCCGAGCTATACAGGCTATGTGCCAG GATACAAGTTCCAGTACGGGAAAACCTATGGCCAGCTTACCCAGAATGCACTGGGCCTGAACACTCTCCAGAAAGAAGTTGCTGCCTCCATGTAG